The Oncorhynchus keta strain PuntledgeMale-10-30-2019 chromosome 17, Oket_V2, whole genome shotgun sequence genome has a window encoding:
- the LOC118396480 gene encoding troponin I, fast skeletal muscle-like, which translates to MSEKKMTSSRRHHLKSLVLQIAFELIEVEKKEAEQVKNNFMAEIPSLDLSGDQAALMEMLKKMAHTIDTIDEERYDAEAKVMKADKEIEDLKMKVIEIQGMKKPALKKVRMSADAMLQALLGTKHKASMDFRANLKEVKKEVKEEAADAVGDWRKNVDEQAGMDGRMKKFQG; encoded by the exons ATGTCAGA AAAAAAGATGACGTCGAGTCGCAGGCATCATCTGAAG AGCTTGGTCCTCCAGATAGCATTTGAGCTGATTGAAGTGGAGAAAAAGGAGGCTGAGCAGGTGAAAAACAATTTCATGGCTGAGATCCCTAGCCTGGATTTGTCTGGAGATCAAGCGGCGCTGATG GAAATGCTCAAAAAGATGGCCCATACCATTGACACGATTGATGAGGAGAGATATGATGCAGAAGCAAAAGTGATGAAGGCTGACAAAGAG ATTGAGGACTTGAAGATGAAAGTGATTGAGATCCAGGGCATGAAGAAGCCAGCCCTGAAGAAAGTGCGTATGTCTGCTGATGCTATGCTCCAGGCTCTGCTGGGCACCAAGCACAAGGCTTCCATGGATTTCAGAGCGAACTTGAAAGAAGTGAAGAAGGAGGTCAAAGAGGAG GCGGCAGATGCAGTTGGTGACTGGCGCAAGAACGTTGATGAACAGGCTGGCATGGACGGCAGGATGAAAAAGTTTCAGGGTTAA
- the LOC118396482 gene encoding troponin I, fast skeletal muscle-like, with amino-acid sequence MSEKRMTSSRKHHLKSLMLQIAANLIEEEKKEIKEEKANFMAKIPALDLSGDQAALMEMVKKLSQTIDKVDEERYDAEAKVKKTEKEIEDLKMKVIEVQGIKKPALKKVRMSADAMLAALLGTKHKASMDFRANLKEVKKEVKEEEEVGDWRKNVDEQAGMDGRKKKFEST; translated from the exons ATGTCTGA GAAAAGAATGACCTCGAGCCGTAAGCATCATCTGAAG AGCTTGATGCTCCAGATTGCAGCCAATTTGATTGAAGAGGAGAAAAAGGAGATTAAGGAGGAGAAAGCCAATTTCATGGCTAAGATCCCCGCCCTGGATTTGTCTGGAGATCAAGCGGCGCTGATG GAAATGGTCAAAAAGTTGTCCCAGACCATCGACAAGGTTGATGAGGAAAGATATGACGCAGAAGCAAAAGTGAAGAAGACCGAAAAAGAG ATTGAGGACTTGAAGATGAAAGTTATTGAGGTTCAGGGCATTAAGAAGCCAGCCCTGAAGAAAGTGCGTATGTCTGCTGATGCTATGCTTGCAGCTCTGCTGGGCACCAAGCACAAGGCTTCCATGGATTTCAGAGCCAACTTGAAAGAAGTGAAGAAGGAGGTCAAAGAGGAG GAGGAAGTTGGTGACTGGCGTAAGAACGTTGATGAACAGGCTGGCATGGATGGCAGGAAGAAGAAGTTTGAGTCCACATAA